The Chionomys nivalis chromosome 1, mChiNiv1.1, whole genome shotgun sequence sequence GAAGTTTTACTTGCTTGGAAGGCTGCCAGCCTTACAGACATTACGTGAAATGAAATACATTGGAATAGGTAAGGGTACATCCTGGGTCCTCACTGAAGATGAGGTGAACTGGCCTCTGGTCTCAACCACAGAAACAGGAAGTATCTTTACCTTTACCGTTACTTTCCTGTTAGAGTTTCCTTGTGGCAGGTGTAATTTCATGTGCAGTTGCTCCTTCTTGTCTTGGCATTCAACTCAGATAAAAATGTCTGATAAAATcattgtaaatatgtatatactgGTTTTTGAACATTCCTAAACAATACAAGAAGTGTTTGCATAACATTTGTGGCATAGCAGATGTTACTGGGGATCTAGAAATGCTTTGACGTGCACATCAGGATGTGTATGAGTCACACGCAAGATACGTCACCATTTTATATGAGCATCTGAATAGCCGGGCATCAGGGGTCCTGGATACTAAGGGGTCCCATGCATACCAAGTGATAACTGTCTGATAGGCGATGCcttctatttcatattttttacaGTAAATACAATGTTACTTTAACACTTGAAAGACTTTTTTGTAGTTCTCTTGATTTTAAGGGGAATTGATGACTTTGTTAGCCAGTTTTAAATTCCAGGATGTTTTTCTAGCATAATTAGGTATTCTAACTCAGATTATGTGCTACTATATAGTAGATGCTTCAATAATTGCTTAGTTTAAGATTAGTTGGGCATTGATTGACCTTGTGGTGCTTTGCTGTTGTCAGTAATATGGATAGTAACAAAGTGTTGTCTTTAGGGTGACTTCACCTCTTTGTGAGACGAGCTAAGAATATCTTCAAAGGAATAGAAATATCTTTTGCTTAAATGTTACTACTATGCTTCAACTTTATTTTTGGtaacttattatttatttctctttttttctatctacTTGGTAATTTGAGAACCCTCACTCGCAACATACCATCATATTATTAATCTCTTTTACCAGCGAGGTATGTATAACCTTacattattttgatttatatgaaagtcttttcttttgagttttatgTAATTGTAGTAGTACTTGCTCCTTATATGAATTAAGAATAGAGGCTGGAAAGGAAAGATGTTCTTTGAGAGaacagttcagttcccagcatctgtccacatggtgcctcacagtcatcTCTAATTCCAATCCTCGGGGATCGATgcgtcttctgacctccaagggcagaAGCAtaagcatacatacaaacaaaactccatacacagctgggcatggtggcacacgcctttaatccaacacttatgagatctctgtgagttcaatgccagcctggtctacagagagaaaccctgtcttgaaaaacaaacaataagtatacacataaaaattaaaaaaaaaaattaaaaatagagaattCAGCCCTGCGTGGTGTTGGATACCTGTAGTCCTAgtgccagcacttaggaggccgaagcagaagaaaagaaaattcacaaaTTAACACTTAGTTTGAGCAAAAGGTTACTCTTTAGAGTAAAACCCTTGATTATGACATAAATGCAAACTGGAGAGGCCTGTAAAGTGTACTTTAGttgcttgttttttctcttttgttcctttgtctttgatcttcgatcttctgtcttttgtggggtctaccacccagctcccaaatgaatcacacatggaagcttattccggtgttttagataggcacagtaacacagcttcacatgTGCTCAGTGTAATAACTTAGTAGTCACGTATGGGTAGTTTCAGtatattaaagaaaatgtgacattaGGGTTCAGCAaccacattctttttcttctttggttccaAGAATCAAACTccatcatcaggcttggcagcaattaCCCTTATATAACACCGAACTGTCTTACTCCTTACAAGTTACCCGCTCTTATTCTGCCATCCACCCTCCTGTCAGTCATTCTTCCTACAGTGGTTTCCTTCTACTTTCACATGTCATATATAAACAAAAGCGTCTGCATAATCTGGGTTTTATGTGAAAAAGGAATGTAAGAGTTGTCTGACTTATTTTGTTTAATAGAGTGATCTCCAATTCTGTTCTTCTGCAAATTGAATCTGTTTCTCTTAAATGGAACTCCATCATATATTCCAGACCTCTTGTTACTTTCTGTAATAATTTGAAAAATCAAAGCAGGCAGACCAGATACATGTTGGGCCAGCATATGATATATAAGTGTCAGAAAAAGGGAGCGAGAGACCCTAAGTCACTTAGTAAAATGTTTGTTACACAATTGAAAAACTAtagagtttgatcccagaacccgAGTGTGGTAGCACCTACTTTTAGTTCCAGCAGGTATGGGCAGATTCTTTCCTTAGGGCCATCCAGCTAGCCATTTTACCCTTACCTTGCTCTTGTCATTCCATTTTATCATAGCACCAAGACAAACCCTGTTACAAAAAggcagatggttcagtgggttagGTCTTTGCAAGCCTTGGGAATTTAAGTTGTATTCCAGAACCAGTGTGAAGCCAAACCATGTAATAAGTGTCTAATCCCACCATCCATGGTGAGATGGGAGGAAAAGACCATAGAATCCCCAGAAGAAGCTCACAGGTAAACCTGTGATTCCTAATCTCTGTACCTTAATGTTGAGATTAATAAGCATATTTCCTTTTCAGAAAGTTCTTGCCTATGCCATAGTTTTAAAGTGATGtccctttggtttttatttagcATTTCTGAGTATTATGTCCTTCATTAGTCTttgacatttttaattatttttgtacatagtgtgattttttttctatatatagaaTTTTGAGGGCCACAGAGATGGCTTaaggaagtggttctcaaccttcctgatgctgtgaccctttaaaacagttcctcatgttatgaccctgaatcataaaattattttcattgctacttcataactatgatTGTGCTACTGTAATgattataaatatctgatatacaggatctCTGATATACAGGACCCCTGTTGAAAGGGTAATCtgacagcccacaggttgagaactactggttAAGGGAACTTGTTGACCTTTCAGAGGACCCGTGTTCCACTCCTAGCACTCACAGACTCACTTCCACTGTCACTCCAACTTCTGGGCAGCTGGCATTTTTTTCTGGACTCCTAGAACACCAATACACATGTGGTACTTATTCACATATATCAGTGGTtctggggtcacatatcagatatcctgcacagtTATGAAGaaacaactaaaataattttatggttgggtgatCACCACAAAATGAGTAACTCTGTTAAAAGGTCTCAGCATTATAAAGGTTGAAAAACActgatatatatgaataaaataaaaaccttttgtCAAAAAGGCTGTGTTTCTACAGTGTGTTTCATTTGCTATATGAATTCATTGCTGAGTCCTCTCTCTTCATTTCTGCTGGCTACACGTGTGTTTTTGTGATAGTGATAGGAATGTAAGTTTTAGTGCTCACAAAGAAGCACTAGGGAAAACAGTGGTGCACACCAGGTTGTCTCTTCAAGTGGAGAGATAACATGTTTTCCCTCCAAAGGACGGGAATAGATAGGGCTAATAGCCTGGTAACCTGTATAGCCTCAGCTCACTTACTCCCCCACACCCTTCTCATGTGTTTACCttgagcctgctttctttttttttttttaatattaatttattatgtatacaatgttctgtgtgtgtttgcagaccagaagagggcagcagacctcgttacagatggttgtgagccaccatgtggttgccaggaattgaactcatgacctttggaagagcaggcaatgctcttaaccactgagccatctctccagccccttgaaccTGCTTTCTTTGTTAATCTATACAGCCTATCATTATGGAAGAGTCCCAATAACACTTATATTTCCAGTAGTTTTGATGTAGCCATGCTTTACTGTATACATCGGATTGAGTTCATCATTACCAGGAAACTTTTTCCACATTgggctgtgcttaaatatgcctacAGTAAATACCTGGTTTATTAAAATAAACTCTCAGAGTTGGTCTAGCACCAACTATTGAGTTATGTTGAACTGGACTGACTTCTTGCTTTTTGTGAATTGACATTCTCCTGACCATGGTGTTTGCAAAGGCGCTGCCCTACCCATCCCAATAGGTGTAGTTTTTGCCCTATTCGGTTACCTTTTCCAAAACCCAGTTATTTTGCTGTGTAGTATAGAatgtcttgaacttgctatgtagctcggGCGAACCTGACTCATGGTCTTTCTACTTccctgttgggattaaaagtatgtgtggCCATGACTGACTTGTATGACTTCTACCAATTGCCCCATCCACTAATCCATTCTGCATTTGGATATTTTTTCTTGGCTACCTTATCtggttttactttaaaagaacacAGATACCACCAAATAATTTGGTTAAGTGTGTTGGTTTGAGACTGGGAGCTGTTGGTATTTGTCCTACTTGTTGGAGGGAGAGGGGCTGCTTGGTCGTTCCTGGCtcctcagccccgaaataatcacacaaactgtattgattaaatcacttcttggcccaatagctctagcttcttattggctagctcttacatatgaatttaacccatttctattaatctgtacatcactacgaggtcgtggcctacccgCACAGTTTCAGCACTatctccagtggtggctccatggtgtctctctgactgccttcctcctcccatactctaggccaagccagttctttattcattaaccaataaaagcaacacctagacagaaggacctcccacaccacccacTCAAGAAATTTGAGctttttaggaaagaaatgaataaaagtgaAGAAATCTAAATAGAACATAAGAACAGAGCATAGTGATTCTTAGAGGTTTTACCAGTACTTGGGTTCTGGGATGTACTGGTCTCTTTAAGCAGGTTTTGGCCCTGCCCAGCTCTGCCAGGTCTTAGGCTAAAGATGGAGGCAGCAAATAGGCTTTTATAACTGGGGGCTGTGAAGTTGGTTCTATTTAGGAAAGCGaactccagatttttttttttttttaaaaattgccttttCTGCAGCTAACGCTATAAAAACACCGTCCCTCATCATCTATGATATTATGCAGGAATTAGAGGGAAGGACATTTTCCCCACAGGACCTGGATGATGGTATGTACAGAAATTACTTGTGCTATTTCTCTAGCTCATGATGGGTGGTTTGCCTGAGTGCCATTAGAAGCCTTGTGTTGACGACAGTGTTTGTTTAGCTCAGTAACAATATTTGGATTGAATATTCTGACAAAGCCAAGATGTTTGTGGCATAgtaatataattaatatgaaaACAAGGTTATATCCATAGCAACCAAACTTGTGAACTTTACTTTTCAGATAAATTTTTTCAGTCGGCCATGAATGTAGTAAGTGCCATTTCCTATTTTTCCCAGAttcctctctgtttcttcattttaccTGTAACTGAGTGCTTCTGCATGTCCTTTCAGTTTTAATTCTCTGGTCATGTCTTTGCTtctactttccttctttttgtacAGTCCATactttcaaaactttaaaaatcatacCCCAGCTCTATTCTTGTGTTATCCTTTATGCCTGCTTTGATAGCTTTCAGAATGGTTTTTGCCCATTAGCTTTGTAGATTGATGGAAATAGATTATTATGTtggttggttttcattttatcGTCATCATAGGagaaatttttttcctgttttttccatGTTTTCTGGATGAGTAGAGAACATCCTGTTTAAGGGCTCATGGGCACTCAGATGTAGCCCTGTGGTAGTGTATGTCACAGGATGGGAGAACTAGTAAGTATTTCAAGGCTGGTTCTTCGAGCTGTTTCATGGTGATTTTAATGGTGCACTGGAATTGTTAACTCAataattttgatttaaatttcataaaactaggatttttttccccaaattttttgtgactttttttgcTGTCGATTAATACATTGAATATTGTTAGTTAAATATTTATGCAAagaaatatatactttttttaagacaaggtttctctgtgtagccctggctgtcctggaactctgtagaccaggctgacctcaaactcacagaggtccaccagcctctgcctctcgggCTGGGTTtaaattaaaggcttgtgccaccaccactcagtccAGAAATGCATACTTTTTCATTATGTGTTGAGTCTCTGTTTGGCTTACAAGAACGTCTGGGTAATATTAGTTGCAAATTTTCAGTGTTCATCTCTCAGAGATTTAGAACTTGCTTACCAAGTACATCGTCTTTTAAATACGGGGCACAACCGGAAATTGATTGGAAGTGATCTTCAACTCAATTTCTATTAGTAAGTatgttactttatattttttaaagagagagattGTCTGTGAGTGTATGCACACACTTGGTAAGCCTCCTATCTCTGCTCTACCTTGGAATTGGTAACATGCATTTGCTAGGTTTGTTGCATGGtttctgggatccaaactctaGACCAAGGGCTTttaactcttgagccatctctcctttgaTTTTAATCACTAGATTCTGCAATGGGAGAATGCTAATGACTGCTTATCTCAGCTCTAGTTATAGGTTGTTTGCCCATTATGTCATAGTTATTGAGCACTTGGAGATTAAAGcagtggggctgaggagatggctccatgggtaaggtTCTTGTTAGGTAAgaatgaggtcctgagttcaggtcccagcacccactggtGGTATGTGTCTATAACCCTAGCATGAAGGAAGAAGTAGAAATACACAGATCCAGTAGTTAGATAACCTCAGGGTGGTCACAGCAGCGGAGCTCTAGTCCAGTGAGATGGACAATAGTTGAGGACACCTGAAACACAGCCTACTAGCTGTCCTGCATTCCCCGGGCCAGGCAAGCGcacctgcatacatacatacaaacaaagaaatgaaaagtagtGATAAAATGACCCGCCTCGTGTGTATTTAGagattttatcttctttgttaaCATTTTATAACTTTATGTGTCGTGGTTGTGTCCTTGTACTTTCAATCCAAGTAATATTTACTTCAAATAATAGTTCTAGGATCTGAGCAGACAGCCCAAATGGTCCAGCCGAGGAACAAAAGATCTCAATTGGGAAATTAATTATAGCTAGTACTTCCTTGGTGAAACATTGACCCTTGTAACTGGAAAttgtaaatagtttttattattgtgtatatgtgccacagcATGGGAGTCCGGGGTGGGGGTTcaaaggacagctttgtggagtaaTTCTCTCCTACCTTTACATGTGTtccagggatggaattcaggttgccaggcttatGTGGCAAACAAAATGCCTTTACCCCCTGGACCATCTCAATAACCTGAAATTAGAAACATTAAAAGTCTATGTTTAATACATGAATTGAGATTTGACTCATTTTTTACCTAATTGTTAAGCACACAGGCTTTAATCTAAACATGCTTTTTCTCTCTACAGTTCGAAGTTTTTCAGTTTGATTTGTTCAATGGAACAGATTGATGTCACCTTGAAGTGGTATAAGGACCTAATACCTTCAGTAAGAGGATTACTTGTCTTTTGTGTTTATAGAGGGCTGAGTATCTTTCCTGATGGATACTTTAAAGTCATGTTTGTACTTCTCTCTCAGGTCTTCTTTCCCCACTCCCAAACTTTGATTGGGCTTCTCCAAGCATTGGACGTGGCCAATAGGCTAGAAATGGTTCCTCAGATTTGGAAAGGTTAGTGTCAGTTTTTGCAACACCATCTTAACTTCTGTTAAGATTCTTGAGTAATGCATTTGTGTTTTTAGGACtgaaaactttcatttttaactaAGTTAGCACATTTGTGCACTATTGCTCCTGTTATATTGGATGATTATACATGGAAAACATGCTTGTTTTGAGTAGTTCTTAAATAATGGAATCTAGGAAAGATTGCTAATCATGTAACGTACTGAAGCTTTAGTGTCCGTATCCTACCATAAAGCCTGATTGATCTGTTGCAGTAAGAATCAGTAGCAATGCTGATTGTGTTGCTAAGTTAACAGTCATGAACATAGTTGTGTCTCAGTCAGTTTCATGTGCTTCAGATATCAGTGCTTTGAGAATGGGTACTGAAGTCCTGCTCTGTCTTGCTTAAGTATTGGGCATGTACTGTGTTTTACATTGACTGCAAACAGTTCAAGGCAAaagatctcactgtatagctctggctggccaggtattcactttgtagaccaggctggcctttagctCTCAGAGATCCTCTGCATCCCAGAGTGCCAACCACCAGAAGTTAAAAGTCAGTAGTGGATAAAGGTTCACCAAATGTTCTGCATTTTGATGGtcacatttctttgtttgtttttgctttaagaTAGTAAAGAGTATGGCCATACTTTCCGAGATGCCTTAAGACAAGAAATCTTGATGCTCATGGCCAGGGATAAACACCCCCCAGAGGTAAGACTGTCTTGAGGCTCAAGTTCCATCATTAGATGTATACTGACCTGTGTATTTGCTAAAATTATGTCCTTTCAATGGTTGTTTCCCTGAATTTACCCATCTTTTGTTGGGTTCAGATGTGCACATCTAGATTTAGGTTAAATATGCATTACCAGTAGCAAAATACCAATCTTAGTGTTAGCCTCTAGTCtaaagcaggcagcaggaaaataGTTATGACAGTGAATGCCAGATTATTTTATAATGAGTATTCCGGGGGCtagagagctgactcagtgggAAAGCACTAGAGGATCagggctcagttcccagtacccacatcaggcagctcgcAAATAACTGCACTCAAGTGCGttgccccttccctcccccatcccccccacccccatataattaaaaaatatgggttggagaggtggctcagtgattaagggcaATGTGCTCTTCTTTCAGAGTGCcctggttcgattcccagaacccaggtggaggctcacaactgtctgggacacatgcagtcagaacagccgtacacataaaataaaattggctTTTTTATTATTAGAGTAGATTGTGTTTTTCTCTGTAATTGCTACCTGAAAAGatgtgaggtggctcagtggataaaggagTTTTCTACCAAGTCTGATGATCAAAGTTCTTTCCCTGTGACctacatggaaggagagaaccaaccctcACAAGTTGTCCTGACCTCTTCACATGGGCTCTGGCACCCTTTTGTGCACATCTATACACAGCCAATCAATAAATTAATGCAAAACCTTTTAAAGGAAATTCATGATATATTTCAAACATGTAGTTGACTGTATTATTGCAAAACAGGTCCAGGCTTTTTACTGTATTTCTTGTTAGTCATGCATGTGGTAGTTTCTTGGTTTTTAAATTCTTGTCAGACCAGCTAGGCAGTTCTGCTGACTCTTAGAGCCTCTAGCTTCAGGTGGCATTTGCTGACTGTGCTGCTGATATCAAATCCACATATGAAAGCCAAGATGCCCGGCAGACTGCTCTTGATTGGCCAGCCAACTCTCTACAGTGTATAGCTATCCTTTTTTTAAGAGGTGGCAGAACCCAGGAAGCTTGGTGAGTGTAAATACCAACCTTTATTCTTAAAGCCAAAACATGGACTCAGGTTGATAGATAAGTGTTCTCTAATTCAGCTTAGTGATAGGAACAAACCTGAATGTACAGTGGGGTTTTGGTGGACACTTGCGAATACCAGTTAAAAAGCAAACTTTTCGTCAGGCCAGTGTGTATGGTTTATTTGAGAAGAAGGTATCGTTCAGGCAAGCTGAGAATTCATGtttcattttatatcttttgGTTTTCGGTGTGTATTTCATGAATGTATTGGATATCTATTGCTAGTCTAttgtttaaaacatctttttctgAAGAAGAATCTTGTCTTTGGGTTGTAGCTCAGTTAAATGTGACCTGTTTGGCATTGTGTTGTCAGTAAAGACAAACAAAGCATTTGCATAGTCAGGCAGATTGACACACTATGAAGCAGGCTGTGATGATTGGCGCAGGGGTACGGACCTCAGCTGAGTCATGGGAGCTGAATGTATGTGTTTTGCCTTTGTCTTGCATGTGGCAGGCTGATGGCGTTCACATATATGAGACTGTTGCCTTAATCTGAGCCTGTTCTTCATACTGGGTTTTAGGGCAGACTGACTCAGGCTTTAAGAGGGAAGTAGGCTAAGCGCACCCCACTGCCTCTTCTCAGCTGCACATTGTTGGATGGATCCCTCCTGCCCTGGAGGACAGCACTACAAGCAGTCCTCATCACTGGCCACATCTCAGCTGTGCCTGTTGAGGTTGTGCAGCCAGAACTAGTTGAGCACAGGAATTCAGGGAGTCTGGGTAACTTCTCTTCAGGTCACTCGGTTTCTGAGCCTGCGAAGAGACAGAGCAGCGTTGTGTGGTTGCCACTTGTTTTCCTGTCAGCcgtcatctttttcttctttgacagGAAAATGTTGGCACTTTTCAAAAAGCATAATAAGATTCCCAGGTAAGTTGACACCAAGAGGCCTCACCTGGTAGAGGCTTCAATTAGTCACATAGGCTTTGAAATTTCTTCACGTACCTAAGCCACTGCATTTGAGGGAGGGCTCTTTGGCTAGACAGGCAAGCATTTCATTCAGGGCATCCTGAGGAAGCTTTTTCTCCACTCAGTGATCATATCTCGGGGATATACAGAAGGTTATTTTGTAACTTCCCTCCAAAGTTAATGAGGATTTGACTAATAAACATATTCTCAACTTTTCCTGTAAATATTTGCCTAAAAGTTAAGGGACTAAGTTGGGGGCACTGGAGAagtgattcagtggttaagagcactttgctTGCTTTTACCTATGTCTTTGATAGGGAAAAAGTGAGTTGTGGacattcagtttgctttcttttacagAAGTGAATTGCTGGAGGAGTTTATGGACTCTGCAAAAGCATCTGGGAGCCCTGCTTTGGCCATTGAGGTGGTGAAGCTGGCAAGTGCCTTCAGCTTACCTGTTTGTGAGCACCTTGCCCAAAGAGTAATGACAGATTTCACAGTTGACGAAAAACAAAAGTAAGTCTGTGTATCTCCTCTTAGGGTGCTTTTCACTTTCTCAGGTACAATATTGTTCCCTTACAAAGCCAGGGGTGCTGGTGTAATAGTTGTTTCTTCTGTCATATGAACTGTTGTAAGCTTTCCTTTGTTCTTAAAACTGCTGGAACTGTGTATGTCAGAGGTACCAAACACCATATCTTTTCCTTACAGGGAAGCCCTGGGTAACCTCACTGCGTCAAACAACAGTAGCGATGGAGACAGCAGCAGTGACAGTGACATCAGTGAAGACAAAAGAAAGTGAGGCGGCCCACCACAGCTGCTGGAACGTTGGAAGTGGTAGCTAAGCAGACACAGGGCTGAAGATGTAAACTCAGTGGTGCAGCACTAGCCAGACACACGGCCATAGGACTGATTCTTCTCCAGCCCTGAGATGCCTAAACAGTGACCAGCACTATGAGGTCTGTAGCTCTTACAGAGGAATAAATCCCATACAATGCAGTGTCTGCAGACTTCATTCCCGTTAATCATCATGTTTGAGCTCACTGGCCTTTGCTGCCCACCTACTCTGTGGTGTGCTGGCCCTTTGGCCTAGAAATACCAGTTTAAACTGGTTCTCATGCAGGTATATAATTGCTGTTGTATTGATCGTATCCTAGTTTGGGGAGTACTTAAGAATAACTGTCTTAGAACCAATTAAATCAGAAGCAAGTTACGGTTTTAGGTTACACAACTGGCAAAATGATTAAATAAACAGTGATTtggtgtgtgcttttatttaaaaactgaatatagtctttatgtgtgtacatggtcatatggaggccagaggtcggTGGTGTCTTCTCCATTTGTTTCTCTaggtttattttttgaggcaggacctctcCCTGAGCCTGGAGATTGCTGGCCAGCCCTGGAGATCCGCCTGGCTTTTCTACATAAACACttggggatctgaactgaggtcctcatacACACATGCCAAGCACTTTACAAAGGGAGtttcctctccagccccagccttgtCTTCTATACCCAAGAATGTTTGAGTTGTATGACTGGTACGGCTCTTGCCTAAGCACATGGGCTCCTCCATTTTTTTCTCCACCCTCCCCCCACAAGGCATTTTGGGCCATATGGGCACTTTAAAAGTAGATATTTAAAGTGATCAGGGGGCTAGTGATGACAAAAGGATATGAAATGTCATGACACTGTGTTGCTACTGATCACCTTGATCAACTTTATATTAATcatgtttcttttaaatgataGTAATGGATAGAAATTTGAGGTTTTCAGAGCTAAGTTCATGAGTGCTTCCGCCACTGTACAGCCCTCTCGGATAACTAAGGCATCAAGTTCTGCACTGATGAGGAACAGCTTTATCTCGTCTGTTCCCATCGACATTTACCGTCTATTCCCAAGCTAGGGCCCAGCCATGTCTTCATAAATCTTGGCGTTCTCTTACCTAGAAAACAAAGTCTTAAGTAATGGGTTTGGGGGGTTGGATGGCACTTGATTACCTACAAAGCAATTTGGGTAAAGGACAGAGAAGCTGGCTGCCAGGAAGGATGTTAACTCTGCCCATTGGCTCCAACTCTTCTGTTCCTCTCCCTGGCATTTGTGGTATGCCCCTTCCCACCCAGTCCTTGAGCACTGGTTTGAAGCCAACCATAGAAAACCCTTGACATGAGCATGTGGTGGACTTTCTTATCCACTTGATGTGTGTAGCTCAAACTCATGTTTCTTAGCAAACCTTCACTGAGCCAGGAAGTGACATGATGAATGTCCCGTCTTCTGCTTGTGTTTCTCTCATCATAGTCTTTCATCtctagtatttttgttgttgttgcttttttgtttttgagacagggtttctctgtagctttgaagcctgtcctgtagaccaagctggccttgaatttagagatttgcctgcctctgcttcccgagtactggaattaaaggcatgcaccaccactgcctggcttaatcTCCATTACTAATAAAAGGTTACGTTTTCTGTGCCAAAGTTGACCACCACTCCAGTTTTTACTTTTGACCCAGCCATGCCTTGAATTTCATTTGTCTCAGTCCTATGCTTGCTTTTTATTTCACTGGTTCCCATTCCTTGGTAATGAGATTGCACAAATTCTTAGAGCTCTACCGTTGGCCATTTCTGAATGTTTGACTCTCTGAGTGATCTGTTTGCCATGTCTACATGCCCACACTACTCTAGTACCACATTCCTAAATGACAATTAAATGGGTGTTTGGTACTATGGAACCCGTTTTCCCACTATGTACACCGTGCTGACTTTGATGGGCAAGCCATCTTGAGTGCCCAAATTGTAGctgtgtgacaccatgcctggcttttatatgTTTAAATGGGAAAGACTTGCTTGTAATTCAGTTTCGCAGTTTTAAAACAGATGATATGGGATAGAAATTTGGAGTTACAACTCACATCCAGTTAGCACCAGAATCAAGGggtaggtttttcttttttccttatgcACCTTGGGTTGGTCTTGAACTAATAGGCCACATGCTTAGCCTTCCTGAATCCTGGCATCAAGAGTGGGTGCTGCTTAAAACAGGTGCCAGCCCTGACACATAAGCCACCATAAGAAAAGCAGCAGACTTTCTGAGACTAAGGGCTCTAGAAATGGAGCTAGTTGGTATGATATGTGCGCGCATGAGACATGTTGAGTTCCCCAGTGGTGCAAAGCCTGTGA is a genomic window containing:
- the Ptcd3 gene encoding pentatricopeptide repeat domain-containing protein 3, mitochondrial; translated protein: MAAALSACCLRFRSGSALLQTARGSGVCEAKLGCRFYSGSASLPKIEGTNVTGIEEIVIPKKKTWDKVAVLQALATTVNRDPTAVPYVYQDDPYLIPTSTVESRSFLLAKKSGENAAKFIINSHPKYFQKDVAEPHIPCLMPESFEPQIEDVSEAALRERIRLRKVKASVDLFDQLLQAGTTVSLETTNSLLDLLCYYGDQEPPADYPFQQTEHTENLEEATEESNQTSKMKTIPWKTQNNAERVFALMPEKNAHSYCTMIRGMVKHRAYARALNLYTELLNNRLRADVYTFNALIEAKMFMPDEKFEDKWNNILDLLKHMVTHKVKPNLQTFNAMLKGLRKFYLLGRLPALQTLREMKYIGIEPSLATYHHIINLFYQRANAIKTPSLIIYDIMQELEGRTFSPQDLDDDKFFQSAMNVCSSLRDLELAYQVHRLLNTGHNRKLIGSDLQLNFYYSKFFSLICSMEQIDVTLKWYKDLIPSVFFPHSQTLIGLLQALDVANRLEMVPQIWKDSKEYGHTFRDALRQEILMLMARDKHPPELQVAFADCAADIKSTYESQDARQTALDWPANSLQCIAILFLRGGRTQEAWKMLALFKKHNKIPRSELLEEFMDSAKASGSPALAIEVVKLASAFSLPVCEHLAQRVMTDFTVDEKQKEALGNLTASNNSSDGDSSSDSDISEDKRK